A stretch of DNA from Spirosoma endbachense:
ACCCGCTAATAAGGATCGGTTTCGCTACCCCGAATTGGCTGAAGCGCTTCCTTAAGCCAACTCAAGAATCCTCCTTTTTCCTTTTTAGGCGGCTCTTTCTCGAGTGGTTTATCACGACCGCTTAGTACTGGATTGTGATAAGGTGGCCGGACAGGTGCAGGTGTTTGTTCTTCGATATAAGCTGCCCGTGCCGGATCGCTGATGAACGAGATGCGGTTGTCAATAGTTTTATAGCCTGCCCATACCAGACCAACGGCCGTCGCATAAGCGGGATCACCCACTAAATCGGCTCGTCCGTTAGGCTCAAGATGTTCTGGATAGCCGACCTTTGCTTCTGTACCGGTTACACGACTGAAAATATGTTCGACACCCGGCACAAGAGCAGTTCCGCCAGTCAGTACAATACCGGCCAGCAATTTACCTTCATACCCGGCACGAATGACCTCAGCCTGCACCAGAGCCGCAATTTCGCGCAACCGGTCTTCAATAATGACGGCTACATTCTTTAATAGAACATCTTTCGGTTTGCGATTACTCAAACCAGGCACAGCCACTACTTCATTAATGTTGTATTCAGATGGATCGGCATTACCGAATCGCTTTTTCAGCTGTTCGGCCTGGTCAGGCATGATTTTACATCCCGACTGAATATCGGCAGTCAGGCTGTTACCTGCCCACGGGAATACGGCAACATGCCGTAACACGCCCCGGTAATAAATAGCCAGTTCGGTAGTTCCTCCCCCAATATCGACCAGCGCAACACCCGCATCTTTCTCTTCATCAGTCAGTACTGCCAGCCCCGAAGCTAACGGAGACAGCATCATTGTTTCCTGCTGAAGATTATTCCGCATGATGCACTTGCGAACATTCCGGGCCGCATTTGCCTGAGCTGTAATCAATTGAAAATCAGCGCCCAGCTTAACACCATTCCGACCAACGGGTTGATTGACGTTTGTTTCGCCATCGACCACAAAATCCATTGGCAACACGTGAATGATCTCTTTATCGGCCGGAATCGATGTGCGATACATATCGCTCAGCAGGTGATCAATATCTTCGACCTGAATTTCATCGCCCGACGACGAACG
This window harbors:
- the ftsA gene encoding cell division protein FtsA translates to MTTTSIGDKIVVGLDIGSTKVCAVAGRVVRNNKDQETLEVLGVGETPLADGVTKGSVVNVNNTVSAIRRAVAEASNQSNLNIHLVNVSFSGAHVLSVKSSGSITRSSSGDEIQVEDIDHLLSDMYRTSIPADKEIIHVLPMDFVVDGETNVNQPVGRNGVKLGADFQLITAQANAARNVRKCIMRNNLQQETMMLSPLASGLAVLTDEEKDAGVALVDIGGGTTELAIYYRGVLRHVAVFPWAGNSLTADIQSGCKIMPDQAEQLKKRFGNADPSEYNINEVVAVPGLSNRKPKDVLLKNVAVIIEDRLREIAALVQAEVIRAGYEGKLLAGIVLTGGTALVPGVEHIFSRVTGTEAKVGYPEHLEPNGRADLVGDPAYATAVGLVWAGYKTIDNRISFISDPARAAYIEEQTPAPVRPPYHNPVLSGRDKPLEKEPPKKEKGGFLSWLKEALQPIRGSETDPY